A portion of the Ascaphus truei isolate aAscTru1 chromosome 14, aAscTru1.hap1, whole genome shotgun sequence genome contains these proteins:
- the TM4SF4 gene encoding transmembrane 4 L6 family member 4 produces the protein MCSGGCAKCLGIALIPLAILSVLANILLFFPGGTVLENNEHITDEVWYFGGIVGAGVLMIFPALVFLGLKNNDCCGCCGNESCGKRFAMFSSILFAAIGFVGAGYCFIISAVGINKGPKCLTRNGAGWDYPFDNGNYLTNTSSWSQCEEPADIVPWNLTLFCLLLIMSGVQAVLCAIQAINGLMATICGDCKCCGCCGGDGPV, from the exons ATGTGCTCGGGGGGGTGCGCGAAGTGCCTTGGCATTGCCCTGATTCCTTTAGCCATCCTAAGTGTGCTGGCAAATATTTTGCTCTTTTTCCCTGGAGGGACGGTGCTAGAAAACAATGAGCACATCACAGATGAAGTCTGGTACTTTGGGGGTATCGTGGGCGCCGGGGTTTTG ATGATTTTCCCAGCCCTGGTGTTTTTGGGTCTGAAGAACAATGATTGCTGTGGATGTTGTGGCAATGAGAGCTGCGGAAAGAGATTCGCC ATGTTCTCGTCTATATTATTTGCTGCCATTGGGTTTGTTGGAGCCGGCTACTGCTTCATCATTTCAGCAGTTGGTATAAATAAAGGGCCAAAATGTCTAACAAGAAATGGAGCAGGTTGGGATTATCCTTTCGACAACGG AAATTACCTGACAAACACAAGTAGCTGGTCGCAATGTGAAGAACCAGCTGATATTGTCCCATGGAATCTGACCCTCTTCTGCCTGCTCCTGATAATGAGTGGAGTTCAAGCTGTTCTCTGCGCTATACAAGCCATCAACGGCCTAATGGCAACAATCTGTGGCGACTGCAAGTGCTGCGGATGTTGTGGG gGTGATGGACCTGTTTAA